A window from Populus trichocarpa isolate Nisqually-1 chromosome 3, P.trichocarpa_v4.1, whole genome shotgun sequence encodes these proteins:
- the LOC7479202 gene encoding 23.6 kDa heat shock protein, mitochondrial isoform X2 produces the protein MASSRALKRLVSSSIIPNSSSLRSFLRPVATCPSSSRLFNTNALRDYDDDHESGRGIDDRPSHRSLARSRDDFLSDVFDPFSPTRSLSQVLNMMDQFMENPLISAPRAGGLRRGWDARETDDALNLRIDMPGLGKEDVKVSVEQNSLVIKGEGAKESDDEENARRYSSRIDLPEKMYKTDEIKAEMKNGVLKVVVPKVKEEERANVFHVKVE, from the exons ATGGCTTCCTCCCGGGCTCTCAAGAGACTAGTCTCCTCTAGCATCATCCCTAACAGCTCTTCTCTCCGCTCCTTTCTCCGCCCGGTAGCCACCTGTCCTTCTTCTTCTCGCCTTTTCAACACCAATGCCCTCAGAGACTATGACGATGATCATGAAAGCGGCCGTGGGATTGATGATCGCCCCTCCCATCGCTCTCTTGCACGCAGCCGTGATGACTTTCTCTCTG ACGTGTTTGATCCATTTTCACCGACGAGGAGTTTGTCCCAGGTCCTTAACATGATGGACCAATTCATGGAAAACCCACTCATCTCTGCCCCCCGTGCTGGTGGACTCCGCCGTGGATGGGATGCGCGGGAGACCGATGATGCTCTCAATCTCCGAATTGATATGCCTGGTCTTGGCAAGGAGGATGTCAAGGTCTCCGTGGAGCAGAACAGTCTGGTAATTAAAGGGGAAGGAGCAAAGGAATCGGACGATGAAGAGAATGCGAGGAGGTACAGCAGCAGGATTGATTTGCCCGAGAAAATGTACAAAACTGATGAAATAAAAGCCGAAATGAAAAATGGGGTTCTAAAGGTTGTGGTGCCTAAGGTGAAAGAAGAGGAGAGGGCTAATGTTTTCCATGTTAAGGTTGAGTAG
- the LOC7465506 gene encoding putative glycerol-3-phosphate transporter 1 gives MSPSLDPVERNQIKPPIGIRFLECVKKRRLSYGTHQAIVLIVTFLAYASYHAARKTTSIVKSTLDPQSSEVGLRSVPWRITYSNEPVARKRSSWKLGEGWAPFDASDGTALLGELDLAFLAIYAIGMFFSGHLGDRMNLRIFLTIGMVGTGIFTSLFGVGFWENVHNFYYYLIVQMLAGLFQSTGWPSVVAVVGKWFGKRKRGLIMGIWNAHTSVGNISGSLIAAAMLSYGWGWSFVLPGLVIAFVGLLVFLLLPVSPEAVGADKDEDELDSPNKAGEGVTEPLLASDPDVKQEAVGFIEAWKIPGVAPFALCLFFSKLVAYTFLYWLPFYISQTAIDGKYLSDGSSGNLSTLFDVGGVVGGILAGHISDRLDARAITAASFMYCAIPSLFFYRSYGHLSLGLNIALMFITGMFVNGPYALITTAVSADLGTHSSLKGNSRALATVTAIIDGTGSVGAAIGPLLTGYISSKSWNAVFAMLMAAALVAGLLLTRLIVAEVAAKIAESRSQGSTSRAPAAALDV, from the exons ATGAGTCCATCTCTGGATCCAGTCGAAAGAAACCAAATTAAGCCCCCTATTGGTATTCGATTCTTAGAATGCGTAAAGAAGAGAAGGCTTTCCTACGGAACCCACCAAGCCATTGTCTTGATCGTTACATTTTTGGCATACGCGAGCTACCATGCTGCTCGAAAAACCACGAGCATTGTCAAGAGCACCCTTGACCCACAATCATCTGAGGTGGGGTTAAGGTCTGTCCCATGGAGGATTACTTACTCAAATGAACCAGTTGCAAGAAAAAGATCTTCATGGAAACTTGGAGAAGGTTGGGCTCCATTTGATGCCTCAGACGGAACAGCCTTGCTTGGTGAACTAGACTTGGCTTTCCTTGCTATATATGCCATAGGAATGTTCTTTTCAGGGCACCTAGGTGATAGGATGAATTTAAGGATCTTTTTGACAATAGGAATGGTCGGAACTGGTATATTTACGTCATTATTTGGCGTTGGATTTTGGGAAAATGTGCACAATTTTTACTACTACTTGATAGTGCAAATGCTTGCTGGCCTGTTCCAATCAACTGGATGGCCTTCGGTGGTTGCGGTGGTTGGTAAGTGGTTTGGGAAGAGGAAGAGAGGGCTAATTATGGGTATATGGAATGCCCACACTTCTGTTGGGAATATTTCAGGCTCTTTGATTGCTGCTGCAATGTTGAGCTATGGGTGGGGCTGGTCTTTTGTTTTGCCTGGTCTCGTTATTGCTTTTGTTGGCTTGCTTGTGTTTTTGTTACTGCCTGTTAGTCCCGAAGCTGTTGGAGCTGATAAAGATGAAGATGAATTGGATTCTCCAAATAAAGCTGGGGAGGGAGTTACAGAGCCTCTTTTGGCTTCGGACCCTGATGTTAAACAGGAAGCTGTGGGGTTCATTGAAGCATGGAAAATACCTGGAGTTGCTCCATTTGCTCTTTGCCTATTTTTCTCCAAACTGGTGGCCTATACTTTTCTCTACTGGCTTCCTTTCTACATTAGCCAGACAG CCATTGACGGAAAGTACTTATCCGATGGAAGTTCTGGAAACTTGTCAACTCTTTTTGATGTTGGAGGGGTGGTTGGGGGAATTTTAGCTGGTCACATTTCTGATCGCCTAGATGCCAGAGCAATTACAGCAGCAAGCTTCATGTACTGTGCCatcccttctctctttttctaccGGAGCTATGGACACCTTTCCTTGGGTTTAAACATTGCTCTTATGTTCATTACTGGCATGTTTGTGAACGGCCCTTATGCTCTTATAACAACAGCTGTCTCGGCTGACTTGGGAACTCACAGTTCCTTGAAGGGGAACTCAAGGGCATTGGCCACTGTTACGGCAATCATAGATGGAACAGGCTCGGTTGGAGCTGCAATTGGACCTTTATTAACAGGTTACATTTCTTCTAAGAGCTGGAATGCAGTTTTCGCAATGTTAATGGCTGCAGCTTTAGTTGCAGGTTTGCTATTGACGAGACTTATTGTGGCTGAAGTGGCTGCAAAGATTGCTGAATCAAGGTCTCAAGGATCTACGTCAAGAGCACCAGCTGCTGCACTTGATGTGTGA
- the LOC7479202 gene encoding heat shock 22 kDa protein, mitochondrial isoform X1: protein MASSRALKRLVSSSIIPNSSSLRSFLRPVATCPSSSRLFNTNALRDYDDDHESGRGIDDRPSHRSLARSRDDFLSGNVFDPFSPTRSLSQVLNMMDQFMENPLISAPRAGGLRRGWDARETDDALNLRIDMPGLGKEDVKVSVEQNSLVIKGEGAKESDDEENARRYSSRIDLPEKMYKTDEIKAEMKNGVLKVVVPKVKEEERANVFHVKVE from the exons ATGGCTTCCTCCCGGGCTCTCAAGAGACTAGTCTCCTCTAGCATCATCCCTAACAGCTCTTCTCTCCGCTCCTTTCTCCGCCCGGTAGCCACCTGTCCTTCTTCTTCTCGCCTTTTCAACACCAATGCCCTCAGAGACTATGACGATGATCATGAAAGCGGCCGTGGGATTGATGATCGCCCCTCCCATCGCTCTCTTGCACGCAGCCGTGATGACTTTCTCTCTGGTA ACGTGTTTGATCCATTTTCACCGACGAGGAGTTTGTCCCAGGTCCTTAACATGATGGACCAATTCATGGAAAACCCACTCATCTCTGCCCCCCGTGCTGGTGGACTCCGCCGTGGATGGGATGCGCGGGAGACCGATGATGCTCTCAATCTCCGAATTGATATGCCTGGTCTTGGCAAGGAGGATGTCAAGGTCTCCGTGGAGCAGAACAGTCTGGTAATTAAAGGGGAAGGAGCAAAGGAATCGGACGATGAAGAGAATGCGAGGAGGTACAGCAGCAGGATTGATTTGCCCGAGAAAATGTACAAAACTGATGAAATAAAAGCCGAAATGAAAAATGGGGTTCTAAAGGTTGTGGTGCCTAAGGTGAAAGAAGAGGAGAGGGCTAATGTTTTCCATGTTAAGGTTGAGTAG
- the LOC7479201 gene encoding conserved oligomeric Golgi complex subunit 7, which produces MLDLGPFSDDKFDPKKWINSACKTRHQQESLDKHLVDLEMKLQMVSEEIAASLEEQSAAALLRVPRATRDVVRLRDDAVSLRTSVSSILQKLKKAEGTSAESIAALAKVDTVKQRMEAAYETLQDAAGLTQLSSTVEDVFASGDLPRAAETLANMRHCLSAVGEVAEFANVRKQLEVLEDRLDSMVQPRLMDALSNRKVDIAQDLRGILMRIGRFKSLEMHYTKVHLKPLRQLWEDFETRQRANKLASERNEMDRLSGSNDSPAISFASWLPSFYDELLLYLEQEWKWCTIAFPEDYRTLVPKLLIETMAALGASFISRINLATGDVVPETKTLAKGILDILSGDMPKGIKIQAKHLEALIELHNMTATFARNVQHLFSESDLRVLMDTLKAVYLPYESFKQRYGQMERAILSSEIAGADLRGAVTRGVGAQGIELSETVRRMEESTPHVIVLLEAAVERCISFTGGSEADELVLALDDIMLQYISLLQETLKSLRAVSGVDNIGDPKKDTSLEKKEGSQNARKVDMVSNEEEWSIVQGALQILTVADCLTSRSSVFEASLRSTLARISTSLSFSVFGSSLDQKQSHMTIIDGNGEPSLGQRAALDVAVVRLVDAPEKARKLFNLLDQSKDPRFHALPLASQRVSAFADAVNELVYDVLISKVRQRLSDVSRLPIWSAVDEHSSFRLPTFSAYPQSYVTSVGEYLLTLPQQLEPLADGISNNDANNEEAQFFATEWMFKVAEGATALYMEQLRGIQYITDRGAQQLSVDIEYLSNVLSALSMPIPPILATFHTCLSTPRDQLKQLVKSDSGNQLDLSTANLVCKIRRVSLD; this is translated from the exons ATGTTAGATCTAGGTCCATTCTCAGACGATAAATTCGACCCGAAAAAATGGATAAACTCCGCTTGCAAGACCCGGCACCAACAAGAATCACTCGACAAACACTTGGTGGATCTCGAAATGAAACTCCAGATGGTATCCGAAGAGATCGCTGCCTCTCTCGAGGAACAGAGCGCTGCCGCTCTCCTCCGTGTCCCTCGCGCCACTCGCGATGTCGTTCGTCTGCGTGACGACGCCGTTTCTCTTCGCACTTCTGTCTCTTCCATCCTCCAAAAGCTCAAAAAG GCAGAGGGAACATCGGCGGAATCTATAGCGGCACTTGCGAAAGTTGATACTGTAAAGCAGAGAATGGAAGCTGCTTACGAGACCTTGcag gATGCGGCGGGGTTAACTCAATTGAGTTCCACAGTGGAGGATGTGTTTGCTAGCGGTGATCTTCCTCGTGCAGCGGAAACATTGGCTAATATGAGGCATTGCTTATCTGCTGTTGGCGAG GTCGCTGAATTTGCTAATGTGAGGAAGCAACTCGAGGTTTTAGAGGATAGGTTAGATTCAATGGTACAGCCTCGCTTAATGGATGCACTATCTAATCGCAAG GTTGATATTGCTCAAGATTTGAGGGGAATACTGATGCGAATTGGGAGATTTAAGTCTCTAGAGATGCATTATACCAAAGTTCATCTAAAGCCTTTAAGACAGCTATGGGAAGATTTTGAAACTAGGCAACGTGCTAATAAGCTTGCAAGTGAGAGAAATGAGATGGATAGGCTATCAGGCAGCAATGATTCACCGGCAATTTCATTTGCAAGTTGGTTGCCGAGTTTCTATGATGAATTGCTGCTCTATCTTGAGCAAGAATGGAAGTG GTGTACAATTGCTTTTCCTGAGGACTATAGAACTCTTGTGCCGAAGCTACTAATTGAGACAATGGCAGCTCTGGGGGCAAGTTTTATTTCCCGTATCAATCTTGCCACTGGAGATGTTGTCCCTGAGACAAAAACACTTGCCAAAG GTATATTGGATATTTTATCTGGAGATATGCCCAAGGGCATCAAGATCCAGGCTAAGCATCTTGAGGCTTTGATTGAATTGCACAACATGACAGCCACCTTTGCAAGGAATGTTCAGCACTTATTTTCAGAATCTGATCTCCGAGTTTTAATGGATACGCTGAAGGCAGTCTACCTTCCTTATGAATCTTTTAAACAGAG GTATGGACAGATGGAGCGTGCCATCCTCTCTTCTGAGATTGCAGGGGCTGATCTAAGGGGAGCTGTTACTCGTGGTGTGGGAGCCCAGGGCATCGAATTGAGTGAAACAGTTCGGAGAATGGAAGAGTCTACTCCCCATGTCATTGTTCTTCTTGAAGCAGCTGTAGAAAGGTGCATCAGCTTTACTGGTGGTTCCGAAGCAGATGAACTAGTTCTTGCACTTGATGATATAATGTTACAGTACATTTCTTTGCTTCAAGAAACGCTCAAATCCTTAAGAGCTGTGAGTGGAGTAGATAACATAGGTGATCCAAAGAAAGACACAAGTTTGGAGAAAAAAGAAGGGAGTCAAAATGCACGCAAAGTTGACATGGTCTCGAATGAAGAGGAATGGTCCATTGTTCAAGGGGCCTTACAGATACTCACAGTTGCAGATTGTCTAACAAGCAGGTCTTCTGTCTTTGAAGCTTCCTTGAGATCCACTCTAGCTAGAATAAGCACAAGTTTGTCTTTTTCGGTATTTGGATCAAGTTTGGACCAAAAACAGTCTCACATGACCATTATTGATGGAAATGGTGAACCATCCTTGGGACAAAGAGCTGCCTTGGATGTGGCAGTTGTACGACTTGTTGATGCTCCTGAGAAGGCTCGGAAACTATTTAACCTTTTAGATCAG TCCAAAGATCCCCGCTTTCATGCACTTCCACTTGCATCGCAGAGAGTTTCAGCATTTGCTGATGCAGTGAATGAACTTGTTTATGATGTCCTCATATCTAAAGTACGACAGCGCCTCAGTGATGTATCTCGTTTGCCAATTTGGTCCGCAGTTGATGAACATAGTTCTTTCCGTCTCCCAACCTTCAGTGCATACCCTCAGTCATATGTAACCAGTGTTGGCGAATATCTCCTTACCTTACCCCAGCAGTTGGAGCCACTTGCTGATGGCATATCTAATAATGATGCCAACAATGAAGAAGCACAGTTTTTTGCAACTGAATGGATGTTCAAG GTTGCGGAAGGTGCCACTGCTCTTTACATGGAGCAGCTGCGGGGTATTCAGTATATAACAGATCGTGGCGCACAACAACTATCTGTCGATATTGAATACCTGAGTAATGTACTTTCTGCTTTATCGATGCCAATTCCTCCAATCCTTGCAACATTCCACACTTGCCTCTCGACCCCAAGAGACCAGCTGAAGCAACTTGTGAAATCAGATTCAGGGAACCAGCTAGATCTTTCAACGGCAAATCTCGTGTGTAAAATCCGCCGTGTCAGTTTAGATTAG
- the LOC7479200 gene encoding uncharacterized protein LOC7479200, whose amino-acid sequence MDLQRAMLDELMGADRNLTEEERKDYKEITWDSKEVCAYYMARFCPHDLFVNTKSDLGPCDRVHDPKLKESFEKSPSHDAYLAKFEAELALRCEKLVMELDRRVRRGRERLAQGDEPVAPPPLSADKSERLSVVEEKIKNLLVQVEALGEVGKVDEAQALMKKVDELNAEKALIQSQNDKVLVVPQEKKMALCEICGSFLVANDAAERTQSHVTGKQHIGYGMVRDYITEYKEAKEKAREEERLAREKEAGERKKPREKEYESSSRRSDSGDRDRYRERERDRDRDRERSREWNGRGSRGDWRTRNGRDGGKDRHRYRSRSRSPVRHDRRRSPRSPVRPY is encoded by the exons ATGGACCTTCAACGCGCTATGCTAGATGAACTCATGGGTGCAG ATCGTAATTTGAcggaggaagagagaaaagattACAAGGAAATAACATGGGATTCAAAGGAGGTTTGTGCCTATTACATGGCTCGGTTTTGTCCTCATGACCTCTTTGTCAACACCAAGAGTGATCTTG GACCATGTGATAGAGTTCATGATCCAAAGTTGAAAGAAAG CTTTGAGAAGTCCCCAAGTCATGATGCATATCTTGCCAAATTTGAAGCTGAACTTGCTCTGAGATGTGAGAAATTG GTTATGGAATTGGATAGAAGAGTTAGGCGTGGACGAGAACGCCTAGCTCAAGGGGATGAACCAGTAGCACCTCCTCCGCTGTCAGCTGACAAGTCTGAACGGTTATCCGTGGtggaagagaaaataaaaaacctactGGTGCAAGTGGAAGCCCTTGGTGAAGTTGGGAAGGTGGATGAAGCTCAAGCTCTTATGAAAAAG GTGGATGAACTCAATGCTGAGAAAGCACTGATTCAATCCCAGAATGATAAAGTATTGGTGGTTCCACAGGAGAAAAAGATGGCTTTGTGTGAGATTTGTGGTTCTTTTCTAGTTGCGAATGATGCTGCAGAGAGAACTCAGTCTCATGTCACGGGGAAGCAGCACATTGGATACGGGATGGTCCGGGATTATATCACCGAGTACAAG GAAGCTAAGGAGAAGGCAAGGGAAGAGGAAAGACTAGCAAGGGAAAAAGAAGCCGGAGAACGGAAGAAACCAAGGGAGAAGGAATATGAGAGTAGTAGTAGGAGGAGTGATTCAGGTGATAGGGATCGGTATAGAGAAAGGGAGCGGGACCGGGACCGAGATCGTGAAAGGTCAAGGGAGTGGAATGGTAGGGGCAGTCGAGGTGATTGGAGGACTAGGAATGGAAGAGATGGTGGGAAG